A genomic stretch from Mycobacterium paraterrae includes:
- a CDS encoding DUF1772 domain-containing protein gives MVEKLFAMIAVLGTAVVYGTDVFCAMVQRPALARVDDRALLSVMGNVHRYGDRRMPLPGVIGLVSAGTSVVLAAVSGRWLHAELAGVAFGLLLVWLVIYLQVSAPINRQMTSAADEAGAVVDARALQHDWDAVITARATMQGLAVAALCATLLV, from the coding sequence ATGGTCGAGAAATTGTTCGCGATGATCGCGGTGCTGGGCACCGCGGTGGTCTACGGCACGGATGTGTTCTGCGCGATGGTGCAGCGGCCCGCGTTGGCGCGGGTCGATGATCGGGCGTTGCTGTCGGTGATGGGCAATGTGCACCGCTACGGCGACCGGCGGATGCCGCTGCCCGGGGTAATCGGATTGGTGTCCGCGGGGACCAGTGTCGTGTTGGCCGCCGTATCCGGTCGCTGGCTGCATGCGGAGCTGGCCGGGGTTGCTTTCGGTCTGCTGCTGGTGTGGCTGGTGATCTACCTGCAGGTGAGCGCGCCGATCAATCGCCAGATGACTTCCGCCGCCGACGAGGCCGGTGCGGTCGTCGATGCCCGCGCGCTGCAACACGATTGGGACGCCGTCATCACGGCCAGAGCGACCATGCAAGGCCTGGCGGTCGCGGCACTGTGCGCGACGCTGTTGGTCTAG
- a CDS encoding resuscitation-promoting factor: MNVITKLHQAPSPALRLLVAGLLLVLAFAGAVAVADYKTVTLSVDGNAMTVTTMKSRVIDIISENGFKVSDRDDLYPAAKEKVHDAANIVLRRSRPLEISLDGQNTKQVWTTASTVDEALAQLAMTDTAPAAASRGSRVPLAGMALPVVSAKTVELDDGGQVRTVHLAAARVGDLLAGLGVPLEQSDHVTPSASAPVIDGMHIQVIRFRIDRITERVPLDPPRRRIEDPQMNMSKEIVEDKGTPGTQDMTFAVSKVNGVETGRLPVASHVVTPAREAVVRVGTKPGTEVPPVANGEIWDAISRCEAGGNWAINSGNGYYGGVQFDQNTWERNGGLRFAPRADLASREEQIAVAQVTQSRQGWGAWPVCSGRAGAR, from the coding sequence TTGAACGTCATTACGAAACTCCATCAGGCTCCGTCGCCGGCTCTGCGCTTACTTGTTGCGGGACTCTTGTTGGTCTTGGCATTCGCCGGAGCCGTCGCAGTTGCCGACTACAAGACAGTGACGCTGAGCGTCGACGGCAACGCGATGACCGTGACGACGATGAAGTCGCGGGTGATCGACATCATCTCCGAGAACGGGTTCAAGGTCAGCGATCGCGACGACCTGTACCCCGCCGCCAAGGAGAAGGTCCACGACGCCGCCAACATCGTGCTGCGCCGCAGCCGGCCGCTGGAGATTTCGCTGGACGGCCAGAACACCAAGCAGGTCTGGACCACCGCGTCCACGGTTGACGAGGCGCTCGCCCAGCTCGCGATGACCGACACCGCCCCGGCGGCGGCCTCTCGTGGCAGCCGCGTGCCGCTGGCCGGCATGGCCCTGCCCGTGGTCAGCGCCAAGACCGTCGAACTCGACGACGGCGGACAGGTCCGCACCGTCCACTTGGCCGCGGCCCGGGTCGGCGATCTGCTGGCCGGCCTCGGCGTGCCGCTCGAGCAGAGCGACCACGTCACACCCAGCGCGAGCGCTCCGGTGATCGACGGCATGCACATCCAGGTGATCCGGTTTCGGATCGACAGGATCACCGAGCGGGTTCCGCTGGATCCGCCGCGGCGTCGCATCGAAGACCCGCAGATGAACATGAGCAAGGAGATCGTCGAGGACAAGGGCACCCCGGGCACGCAGGACATGACGTTCGCGGTCTCCAAGGTCAACGGCGTCGAGACCGGCCGCCTGCCCGTCGCCAGCCACGTCGTCACACCCGCCCGCGAGGCTGTCGTGCGGGTCGGCACCAAGCCGGGCACCGAGGTGCCGCCGGTAGCCAACGGCGAGATCTGGGACGCCATCTCGCGGTGCGAGGCCGGCGGAAACTGGGCGATCAACAGCGGGAACGGGTACTACGGCGGCGTGCAGTTCGACCAGAACACCTGGGAACGCAACGGCGGCTTGAGGTTTGCGCCACGTGCGGACCTGGCCAGCCGCGAAGAGCAGATCGCCGTCGCACAGGTGACGCAGTCCCGTCAGGGTTGGGGAGCGTGGCCGGTGTGCAGCGGTCGAGCGGGTGCGCGCTGA
- a CDS encoding TetR/AcrR family transcriptional regulator, producing MAIEDRRTRERAARSRLITSTARKIAEEEGWEAVTTRRLSAEIEYSQPVLYKHFAGMEGIVASVAVQGFAELSDTLAAARSGAADGPDALARVAHAFIGFGRDNPALFDAMFTRATTVAFAAEDTPAELNAAFHELRAAVDGVAGTRDADTLTEVVWAGLHGLIALERSGRLRPDFHDQRVDVLIANICDSE from the coding sequence ATGGCCATCGAAGACCGCCGCACCCGCGAACGGGCGGCCCGTAGCCGGTTGATCACCTCCACCGCACGCAAGATCGCCGAAGAGGAGGGGTGGGAGGCCGTCACCACTCGCCGGTTGTCCGCCGAAATCGAATACAGCCAGCCCGTCCTCTACAAGCACTTCGCCGGCATGGAGGGCATCGTCGCGTCCGTCGCCGTTCAGGGGTTCGCCGAGCTGAGCGACACGCTGGCCGCTGCTCGTTCCGGTGCCGCCGACGGTCCCGACGCCCTGGCCCGAGTTGCCCACGCGTTCATCGGGTTTGGGCGCGACAACCCGGCGCTGTTCGACGCGATGTTCACTCGCGCGACCACCGTCGCGTTTGCCGCCGAGGACACCCCGGCCGAACTGAACGCTGCCTTTCACGAGCTGCGCGCGGCGGTCGACGGGGTCGCGGGCACGCGCGACGCCGACACGTTGACCGAGGTGGTGTGGGCCGGCCTGCACGGACTGATCGCCCTCGAACGCAGCGGGCGGCTGCGCCCCGACTTTCACGATCAACGCGTAGACGTCCTGATCGCCAACATCTGCGACAGCGAGTGA
- the rsmA gene encoding 16S rRNA (adenine(1518)-N(6)/adenine(1519)-N(6))-dimethyltransferase RsmA: MAGVQRSSGCALTIRLLGRTEIRRLAKELEFRPRKSLGQNFVHDANTVRRIVTASGVNRNDHVLEVGPGLGSLTLALLDRGCTVSAIEIDPVLAERLPQTVAEHSNSEAQRLTVINRDVLSIGPGDLASEPTAVVANLPYNVAVPAILHLLAEFPTLRTVMVMVQAEVAERLAAEPGGKEYGVPSVKVRFHGEVRRHGTVSPTVFWPIPRVYSGLVRIDRYTTPPWPTDPSFRQHVFKLVDIAFAQRRKTSRNAFVEWAGSGNESASRLLAASIDPSRRGETLTVEEFVRLYQRSGDTGDATPRGEAPRHAPAN, from the coding sequence GTGGCCGGTGTGCAGCGGTCGAGCGGGTGCGCGCTGACCATCCGGTTACTTGGGCGAACCGAGATCCGTCGGCTAGCCAAGGAACTCGAATTCCGGCCGCGTAAATCGCTGGGGCAGAACTTCGTCCACGACGCCAACACCGTCCGCCGGATCGTCACCGCGTCGGGCGTCAACCGCAACGACCACGTATTGGAGGTCGGTCCCGGCCTCGGTTCGCTCACCCTTGCGTTGCTGGACCGCGGATGCACCGTCAGCGCGATCGAGATCGATCCGGTGCTGGCCGAGCGGCTGCCGCAGACCGTGGCCGAGCATTCGAACAGCGAGGCTCAGCGGCTGACGGTGATCAACCGCGATGTGCTGTCCATCGGGCCTGGTGATCTCGCGTCCGAACCGACCGCGGTGGTGGCGAATCTGCCCTACAACGTCGCGGTCCCCGCGATTCTGCACCTGCTGGCGGAATTTCCGACGCTGCGAACGGTGATGGTGATGGTGCAGGCCGAAGTCGCCGAACGGCTCGCGGCTGAGCCGGGCGGCAAGGAGTACGGCGTTCCCAGCGTCAAAGTCCGTTTTCACGGGGAGGTTCGCCGGCACGGCACGGTGTCACCGACCGTGTTCTGGCCGATCCCGCGCGTCTATTCCGGTCTGGTGCGCATCGACCGCTACACCACCCCGCCGTGGCCGACTGACCCCTCGTTCCGTCAGCACGTGTTCAAACTCGTGGACATCGCATTTGCTCAGCGGCGCAAGACTTCTCGTAACGCATTCGTCGAGTGGGCCGGTTCGGGTAACGAATCAGCGAGCCGGCTGCTGGCCGCCAGCATCGACCCGTCTCGACGCGGTGAGACGTTGACCGTCGAAGAATTCGTCAGGCTGT
- a CDS encoding TatD family hydrolase gives MRVSSKRPPPPPPPPLSPLIDAHTHLDACGATDADSVHAIVDRAAAVGVAAVVTIADDLESARWATRAADWDARVYAAVALHPTRADTLTDDARADVERLAAHPKVVAIGETGLDLYWPGKLDGCADPAVQREAFAWHIDLAKRTGKPLMIHNRDADAEVLDVLRAEGAPETVIFHCFSSGEDLARACADAGWLISLSGTVSFKNARALRDAVPLVPTAQLLVETDAPFLTPHPYRGAPNESYCLPYTARALADLIDRSAEEVAEITTDNARRAYGMGSED, from the coding sequence GTGCGCGTGAGCTCCAAACGTCCGCCGCCGCCCCCTCCGCCGCCGCTGAGCCCGCTGATCGACGCGCACACCCACTTGGACGCGTGCGGCGCGACGGATGCCGACAGCGTGCACGCGATCGTCGATCGCGCAGCGGCGGTCGGCGTGGCCGCGGTAGTCACGATCGCCGACGACCTGGAGTCGGCGCGCTGGGCGACCCGGGCTGCCGACTGGGATGCGCGGGTGTACGCCGCGGTCGCGCTGCATCCCACTCGTGCCGACACGCTGACCGACGACGCTCGCGCCGACGTCGAGCGGCTCGCGGCCCACCCGAAGGTGGTGGCGATCGGTGAGACGGGCTTGGACCTGTACTGGCCGGGAAAGCTGGACGGCTGCGCAGACCCGGCCGTGCAGCGGGAAGCCTTCGCGTGGCACATCGACCTGGCCAAGCGGACGGGCAAACCGCTGATGATCCACAACCGGGACGCCGATGCCGAAGTGCTCGACGTGCTACGCGCCGAGGGCGCGCCGGAGACTGTGATCTTTCACTGCTTTTCTTCGGGCGAAGACCTGGCCCGCGCCTGCGCCGACGCCGGTTGGCTGATCAGCCTCTCCGGGACCGTCAGCTTCAAGAACGCTCGCGCGCTGCGTGACGCCGTCCCGCTGGTACCGACCGCACAACTGCTGGTAGAGACCGACGCGCCGTTCTTGACGCCGCACCCGTATCGCGGCGCGCCGAACGAGTCGTACTGCCTGCCGTACACCGCGCGCGCACTGGCCGATCTGATCGACCGGTCGGCCGAAGAGGTGGCGGAGATCACTACCGACAACGCGCGGCGGGCCTATGGCATGGGGTCCGAGGATTAA
- the metG gene encoding methionine--tRNA ligase: MSKPPYYVTTAITYPNGDPHVGHAYEYIATDAIARFKRLDGYDVRFLTGTDEHGLKMVETAAAEGIPTAELAKRNSDVFQRLQNKLNISFDRFIRTTDADHHEASKAIWRRMQDAGDIYLDTYSGWYSVRDERFFVESETAEVDGKRIAIETGTPVTWTEEQTYFFRLSAYTEKLLEHYDSHPDFIAPEVRRNEVVSFVSGGLRDLSISRTSFDWGVKVPDHPDHVMYVWVDALTNYLTGVGYPDTESDAFQRYWPADLHMIGKDIIRFHTVYWPAFLMSAGIALPKRVFAHGFLLNKGEKMSKSVGNIVDPNTLIDTFGLDQLRYFLLREVPFGQDGSYGEDAIITRINADLANEFGNLAQRSLSMIAKNLGGVVPTPGDFTAEDTELLAAADGLLERVRAEFDRQAIHLALEAIWLMLGAANRYFSAQEPWVLRKSESEADQTRFATVLYVTIEVVRIAALLVQPVMPDSAGKLLDLLGQSPEQRSFAAVNTRLAPGTTLPAPTGVFPRYQVD; the protein is encoded by the coding sequence ATGAGCAAGCCGCCCTACTACGTCACCACCGCGATCACTTACCCGAATGGCGACCCGCACGTCGGGCACGCATACGAGTACATCGCCACCGACGCGATCGCGCGTTTCAAGCGACTCGACGGTTACGACGTCCGCTTCTTGACCGGCACCGACGAACACGGCCTCAAGATGGTCGAGACCGCGGCCGCGGAGGGCATTCCGACCGCCGAGCTGGCCAAGCGGAATTCCGACGTGTTCCAGCGCCTGCAAAACAAGCTGAACATTTCTTTCGACCGGTTCATCCGCACCACCGACGCCGACCACCACGAGGCGTCGAAGGCCATTTGGCGACGGATGCAGGACGCCGGTGACATCTACTTGGACACGTATTCGGGTTGGTACTCGGTGCGCGACGAGCGGTTCTTCGTCGAATCCGAGACCGCTGAGGTCGACGGCAAGCGGATCGCCATCGAAACCGGCACGCCGGTCACCTGGACCGAGGAGCAGACCTACTTCTTTCGGCTCTCGGCCTACACCGAGAAGTTGTTGGAGCACTATGACTCTCATCCCGACTTCATCGCGCCCGAAGTCCGCCGTAACGAGGTGGTCAGCTTCGTCTCCGGCGGACTGCGGGACCTGTCCATCTCGCGCACCTCGTTCGACTGGGGCGTCAAAGTCCCCGACCATCCCGACCACGTCATGTACGTCTGGGTGGACGCATTGACCAACTACCTGACCGGGGTCGGCTACCCGGACACCGAATCCGATGCCTTCCAACGCTATTGGCCCGCCGACCTGCACATGATCGGCAAGGACATCATCCGGTTCCACACCGTCTACTGGCCCGCGTTTCTGATGTCGGCCGGAATCGCTTTGCCGAAGCGGGTTTTCGCTCACGGCTTTCTGCTCAACAAGGGTGAGAAGATGAGCAAGTCGGTGGGCAACATCGTCGACCCGAACACGCTGATCGACACCTTCGGCCTGGACCAGCTGCGGTACTTCCTGCTCCGCGAAGTTCCCTTCGGCCAAGACGGCAGCTACGGCGAAGACGCGATCATCACCCGGATCAACGCCGACCTGGCCAACGAATTCGGCAACTTGGCTCAACGCTCGCTGTCGATGATCGCCAAGAACCTCGGCGGAGTTGTCCCGACGCCCGGCGACTTCACCGCGGAGGACACCGAACTGTTGGCCGCCGCCGACGGCCTGCTCGAGCGGGTGCGTGCCGAATTCGACCGCCAGGCAATACATCTGGCGTTAGAGGCGATCTGGCTGATGCTCGGTGCGGCGAACAGATATTTCTCGGCCCAGGAGCCGTGGGTGCTGCGCAAGAGCGAATCCGAGGCCGACCAGACGCGCTTCGCGACCGTGCTTTACGTGACGATCGAAGTAGTGCGCATCGCGGCGCTGCTGGTTCAGCCGGTGATGCCCGATTCGGCCGGCAAATTGCTCGACCTGCTCGGCCAGTCGCCGGAGCAACGCAGCTTCGCCGCCGTCAACACCCGGCTCGCGCCGGGCACGACGCTGCCGGCACCCACCGGCGTCTTCCCGCGTTATCAGGTCGACTAG